The DNA segment TATGTGATTTTTTATACTCATTTAAAAATGCAAAGTGTTGAAAAGCATTCATATCAATGTCACCGTCACTCAAAGCTTTATTAGGAACATTATAATCTGAGAATTGTTTAATTTCAACATCTAAACCTTCATCTTTAGCTAATTCCTTAACTTTTTCCCAAGCCTTTGTATCGTTTGAAGCAACACCTATTGTAACTTTGTCTTTACCACCTGAGCATGCTGCTAATAAAAATAATGTTGCAATTGCTAATACTATTAACTTTTTCATAACTTTTACAACTCCTTGTTTAATTTCTGCGTATACGTTTTGAAATATAATTACCTAATGACTGAATGATTTGGACGATGATAACTAATACAACAACAGTAATGATAATGACGGTCGTATCGAAACGTTGGTAGCCATAAGCGAGTGCTAAATCACCAATATCACCACCGCCAACTGCTCCGGCCATTGCCGTACTTCCAATAAGTCCAATAATTGCAGTCGTTATTGCTAAAATTAGTGACCCTAATGCTTCAGGTAACAAGAAATAACGTATGATTTGAATAGGTGAAGCGCCCATTGCTTTAGCAGCCTCGATAATACCATCATCAACTTCTAGCAAGGAATTTTCTACTAAACGTGCAATATAAGGTGCCACATAGACTGTTAATGGGACAATTGCAGCCGTTGTTCCTATTGAAGTTCCAGCAATCAACTTAGTAAAGGGTACAATCGCAATAAGTAAAATAATAAATGGAAGGGATCTAAATATATTTATTATCGGGTTTAAAGTCCGATACAAAATATTGTTCGGCCAAATTCCATTTTTACGGGTTACAACGAGTAATATCCCTAATGGAATACCAATTAATGCACCAATGACAAGCGCCACCGTTACCATATATAAAGTTTGATAAAGTGCTTCAAATAACTGAGAACTCGTAATACTTGAACCAAACATATTATTACACCTCCTCATATTGAATATATCGTTGTTTGAAAAAAGCTTCGATATCGGTATCTTTAAAATGGGCATCATGTTCAAATCTCAACCACAAATAACAAACTGTATCATTTTGAACCGTCGACATTGATGAGAATAAAATATTTACATTTAACTGATGTTTATGCATTAAATCATTTACGAGTGGTTGTTGAATTTGATTTGAATCTAAGAATAATTTGTAATCCGTGTAATTATGATCCTCACGTTGATTAAAACTATCTTGCAATGTTTGCGTTGGTTCTGTATCAATAACTGTAGATACAAAATTCTTTGCCGTATGCGTTTGAGGTTGACTAAAAACCTCTTTCACCGTTCCTAATTCTATAACTGTTCCATGTTCCATCACTGCTATGCGATTACAAATACTCTGAATCACACTCATCTCATGTGTTATTAGTAATATCGTTACGCCAAAGGTGCGGTTAACATTTCTCAATAAATTTAATATAGATTGTGTCGTTGCTGGGTCCAACGCACTCGTTGCCTCATTACAAAGTAAAATTTTGGGATTTGTGACCAACGCACGAGCTATTGCCACACGCTGTTTCTGTCCACCTGAAAGTTCATCTGGAAATTGATCTTTCTTATCAGCCAAACCAACGAACTCTAACATTTCGTTCACTTTTTGAGTAATCTCTTCTTTACTTTTTTTACTTAAAACTAGTGGCATGGCAACATTTTTAAACACTGTTTTAGAATTTAATAAATTAAAATGTTGGAAAATCATACCTATATCTTTTTTTACGTTCCTTAAATCTTTCTCTTTATATGTATCTAATTCATGTCCATCTACAATCACTTGACCATCTGTTGCTCTTTCGAGTTGATTAACGAGTCGCACTAATGTACTTTTTCCTGCACCACTATACCCAATCACACCGAAAATATCGTGTTTATCAACAGTAAACGTGATATTTTTTAAGGCGTGTATCTCTTCATCTTTTTTCCGAAATACTTTATTTACATTGTGAAATTCGATCACTCCAATTCCCTCCTATGTAATTCTTACTAAAATGATATGATATTTGATTATAGGCAAGAAAAACATCCAAGTCAAGACTATTTTCAGACTTTTCACAATAGAAAGAATTATCTTACATTTTTAAACGTATTTTAAACTACAATTTAAACGTAAAGTTCAAAAACCTATATAAGTCCACTATTAACAATGTAA comes from the Staphylococcus hsinchuensis genome and includes:
- a CDS encoding methionine ABC transporter permease, encoding MFGSSITSSQLFEALYQTLYMVTVALVIGALIGIPLGILLVVTRKNGIWPNNILYRTLNPIINIFRSLPFIILLIAIVPFTKLIAGTSIGTTAAIVPLTVYVAPYIARLVENSLLEVDDGIIEAAKAMGASPIQIIRYFLLPEALGSLILAITTAIIGLIGSTAMAGAVGGGDIGDLALAYGYQRFDTTVIIITVVVLVIIVQIIQSLGNYISKRIRRN
- a CDS encoding methionine ABC transporter ATP-binding protein, coding for MIEFHNVNKVFRKKDEEIHALKNITFTVDKHDIFGVIGYSGAGKSTLVRLVNQLERATDGQVIVDGHELDTYKEKDLRNVKKDIGMIFQHFNLLNSKTVFKNVAMPLVLSKKSKEEITQKVNEMLEFVGLADKKDQFPDELSGGQKQRVAIARALVTNPKILLCNEATSALDPATTQSILNLLRNVNRTFGVTILLITHEMSVIQSICNRIAVMEHGTVIELGTVKEVFSQPQTHTAKNFVSTVIDTEPTQTLQDSFNQREDHNYTDYKLFLDSNQIQQPLVNDLMHKHQLNVNILFSSMSTVQNDTVCYLWLRFEHDAHFKDTDIEAFFKQRYIQYEEV